A single genomic interval of Lathyrus oleraceus cultivar Zhongwan6 chromosome 7, CAAS_Psat_ZW6_1.0, whole genome shotgun sequence harbors:
- the LOC127104665 gene encoding uncharacterized protein LOC127104665 codes for MTESCTLFTVWIISHFPHISRWPSEMEYNEDWPRACAFAPYRGNTTIEPYRVFIDRTVAYYIFFCSYDGHRQTRPLDDIAFYSGWLASGSRLMYPHLSERAMRQFGLQQMIPRNPFTSAPLTICHRDLDVILDDFYSHLILEKEHSVPAGDPWAYEHGYIQWFYQVPHPYMISNVAGALPRPAHQEILEEVRAWDDHTVDLLSLYRDNI; via the exons ATGACTGAAAGTTGCACACTATTTACG GTATGGATCATCTCTCACTTTCCTCACATATCCAGATGGCCGTCTGAGATGGAGTACAATGAGGATTGGCCCCGTGCTTGTGCCTTTGCCCCATATAGAGGGAATACGACGATAGAGCCATACAGGGTGTTTATTGACCGAACTGTAGCATATTACATTTTCTTTTGCTCGTACGATGGCCACCGCCAGACACGTCCATTGGACGATATAGCCTTCTACTCTGGATGGTTGGCTTCTGGGTCGCGCCTGATGTATCCACATCTGTCTGAGCGGGCCATGCGCCAGTTTGGGTTACAACAAATGATTCCAAGAAACCCCTTTACGTCTGCTCCTTTGACAATCTGCCATAGAGATCTTGATGTCATACTAGATGATTTCTATAGTCATCTGATACTAGAGAAGGAACACAGTGTGCCAGCGGGTGACCCATGGGCTTATGAACATGGCTACATCCAATGGTTCTATCAAGTGCCACATCCTTACATGATATCAAATGTTGCGGGAGCACTACCTAGACCTGCCCATCAAGAGATATTAGAAGAGGTGCGGGCTTGGGATGACCACACAGTGGACCTGTTGTCG TTGTATCGTGATAACATTTGA